One Thalassotalea atypica DNA window includes the following coding sequences:
- the rplM gene encoding 50S ribosomal protein L13, with amino-acid sequence MKTFVAKAESVERDWFVVDAENKTLGRIATEIASRLRGKHKPEYTPHCDTGDYIVVVNAEKVKVTGNKAKGKIYYSHTEFPGGLKQISFEKLIDKAPERVLEFAVKGMLPKGPLGRQMFRKLKVYAGPEHMHAAQQPQLLEL; translated from the coding sequence ATGAAAACTTTTGTAGCAAAAGCTGAAAGCGTAGAACGCGATTGGTTTGTAGTGGACGCTGAGAACAAAACTCTTGGTCGTATCGCTACTGAGATTGCAAGTCGTTTACGCGGTAAGCATAAGCCAGAATACACTCCTCACTGTGACACAGGCGATTACATCGTTGTTGTTAACGCTGAGAAAGTTAAAGTAACAGGTAACAAAGCGAAGGGTAAAATCTATTACTCTCACACTGAGTTCCCTGGTGGTTTGAAGCAAATTAGCTTCGAAAAGCTTATCGACAAAGCGCCTGAGCGTGTTTTGGAATTCGCGGTAAAAGGTATGCTTCCTAAAGGTCCTTTAGGTCGTCAAATGTTCCGCAAATTAAAAGTGTATGCTGGCCCTGAGCACATGCATGCTGCACAACAACCACAACTTTTGGAGCTGTAA
- a CDS encoding ABC transporter ATP-binding protein, which produces MEQVIQVRALFKNYNDVAAVDDVSFEISKGCCFGLLGPNGAGKTTTIEIMEGIIPASSGEVLYYGEPASDQTAHHIGIQFQNTALQDFLTVKETLDLFGSFYDETLSVDMLIELCDLSDFLDRDNRLLSGGQRQRLLLALALINDPDIVFLDEPTTGLDPQARRNFWQLIKNIKAQNKTIVLTTHYMDEAEQLCDEIIIMDRGKIIEQGQPEKLLSQHFEHVFIYLPKETVPQVLITSEGWTTRQSRVEITTANVEQTLSLLMKYKVPLDELQVKSANLDDLFLKLTGHSLRE; this is translated from the coding sequence ATGGAACAGGTGATACAAGTACGGGCATTATTTAAAAACTACAATGACGTAGCTGCTGTGGATGACGTCAGTTTTGAGATAAGCAAAGGTTGTTGTTTCGGCCTTCTGGGGCCGAATGGAGCGGGTAAAACAACCACTATTGAAATAATGGAAGGTATAATCCCTGCGAGTTCAGGAGAGGTGCTCTACTATGGAGAGCCAGCTTCAGATCAGACGGCACATCATATCGGCATACAATTTCAAAATACCGCGCTGCAAGATTTCCTGACCGTTAAGGAAACGTTAGATTTATTTGGCTCATTTTACGATGAGACTTTGTCAGTCGATATGCTTATTGAGCTGTGTGATCTTTCGGATTTTCTAGATAGAGATAATCGGTTACTCTCAGGTGGTCAGCGGCAAAGGTTGTTATTAGCCCTTGCACTTATTAATGACCCTGATATCGTTTTTCTTGATGAGCCAACTACGGGGCTCGACCCTCAGGCGAGACGTAACTTCTGGCAGCTGATCAAAAACATCAAAGCACAAAATAAAACTATTGTGTTAACTACGCACTATATGGATGAAGCCGAGCAACTATGTGATGAAATTATCATCATGGATCGTGGGAAAATTATCGAGCAAGGCCAGCCTGAAAAGTTACTGTCTCAACATTTTGAGCATGTTTTTATCTATTTACCCAAAGAAACTGTACCTCAGGTACTAATCACATCAGAGGGCTGGACAACTCGTCAAAGCCGCGTAGAAATTACGACGGCAAATGTTGAGCAAACTTTGTCGCTTTTGATGAAGTACAAAGTTCCTCTTGATGAGCTGCAAGTTAAGTCGGCTAATTTGGACGACCTGTTTTTGAAATTAACTGGGCATTCGCTGAGAGAATAA
- the petA gene encoding ubiquinol-cytochrome c reductase iron-sulfur subunit, translating into MSNAPVDNGRRRFLTAATSVVGGVGVVGVAVPFIGSWNPSARAKAAGAPVEVNVSKLQPGQLIRAEWRGKPVYVVRRTEKALAELSNVEDQLRDPNSEEPQQPEYATNQHRSIKPEILVALGVCTHLGCAPTYHKGDFAEKVEGLSDGFFCPCHGSKFDMAGRVFAGVPAPTNLMVPEHSFPSDDTLLIGVGQGEA; encoded by the coding sequence ATGAGCAATGCGCCCGTGGATAACGGCCGTCGACGCTTTTTAACAGCAGCAACTTCTGTTGTTGGTGGTGTCGGTGTAGTCGGTGTGGCTGTGCCTTTCATTGGTTCGTGGAACCCTAGTGCCAGAGCGAAAGCTGCTGGTGCTCCGGTTGAAGTCAATGTTAGCAAATTACAGCCTGGTCAATTAATTCGTGCAGAATGGCGTGGTAAACCTGTATACGTTGTTCGTCGCACAGAGAAAGCTCTTGCGGAATTAAGTAATGTTGAAGATCAGTTACGTGATCCTAATTCTGAAGAGCCTCAACAGCCAGAATATGCAACTAACCAACACCGTTCGATCAAACCAGAAATTTTGGTTGCCTTGGGTGTTTGTACACATTTAGGTTGTGCACCTACTTATCATAAAGGTGACTTTGCTGAAAAAGTTGAAGGTTTATCAGATGGCTTCTTCTGTCCATGTCACGGTTCAAAATTTGACATGGCTGGCCGCGTATTTGCAGGCGTTCCAGCACCAACAAATTTAATGGTGCCAGAGCATTCTTTCCCAAGTGATGACACCTTACTCATCGGTGTTGGCCAAGGAGAAGCATAA
- the napE gene encoding periplasmic nitrate reductase, NapE protein, translating to METEYTPEQQEKHERNTFLFLAVFLAPILSVIIVGGFGFAIWISQILMGPPTS from the coding sequence ATGGAAACAGAATACACTCCAGAGCAACAAGAAAAACATGAGCGAAATACGTTTTTATTTTTGGCCGTATTTTTAGCGCCGATTCTTTCGGTCATCATTGTTGGCGGTTTTGGATTCGCAATTTGGATAAGCCAAATCCTAATGGGCCCGCCAACGTCGTAA
- a CDS encoding TIGR03545 family protein: MHHYIRWQGFAFFTAIVFVIALVFYIFAEPLAKIAIENGVSEYTGAEVNVGQVELAFSPMTLTVMQMQMTDPKKPSHNIASFDQATARISLWPYLFGKTIIDDLSIEALKLSSARKSIGEVYVAPNAQTENGDPLDESWLESLEQSLPDPRAVLENSNLKTVKRAQAFEQSYQEEKLKIEQLKQQLPEAEKLKEFEQRVKALTKTKVKSLEDLERIKSEFDTLKKEFKVEQAKVSSAKKELLASKDNLAQQLVDLKNAPQEDWQDIEKKYQLDKLDAQDFAHIIFGEKAREYYQVAELAFKYIKPLLSKDNENPTDAQSLDGSKGRFVHFDEDNPMPEFLLKKGKISIVLPRGEYVVELSDITHQHWLLNKKSRVQLIAKEQSTSGDIALDSHFALSKGQELTADGKWNFSKFTLQDIVLKESERLNLSLNSSLLAGSGQLAINNGELNLDSLVTLNENDFVGSANSKLGNVVVETLKNAKNLDISIDAIGDILSPNWSISSPLDDMFTQAFKQQIGAKLSGYKTELQSGLNDKLKNALDLGHSQETELLDIEALLTGSENTLDSLENNDVLKKKQKELEDKAKDKLKEKLGKLFG, encoded by the coding sequence ATGCACCATTATATCCGTTGGCAAGGTTTTGCTTTTTTCACTGCGATCGTTTTTGTCATAGCACTTGTCTTTTATATCTTTGCCGAGCCTCTTGCAAAAATAGCGATAGAAAATGGCGTAAGTGAGTACACAGGGGCTGAAGTTAACGTAGGGCAGGTTGAATTGGCTTTTTCGCCTATGACACTCACCGTGATGCAAATGCAAATGACTGATCCGAAAAAGCCTAGTCATAATATAGCGAGCTTTGACCAAGCAACCGCACGTATATCATTATGGCCTTATCTCTTTGGCAAAACGATTATTGATGATCTGAGCATTGAAGCATTGAAGTTGAGCTCAGCTAGAAAAAGTATCGGCGAAGTTTATGTTGCGCCTAATGCTCAAACTGAAAATGGCGACCCACTAGATGAAAGCTGGCTTGAATCATTGGAGCAAAGCCTGCCAGATCCAAGAGCAGTATTGGAAAATTCAAATCTAAAAACAGTCAAACGGGCACAGGCATTTGAACAAAGTTATCAGGAAGAAAAACTTAAAATTGAACAGCTTAAGCAGCAGCTACCTGAAGCTGAAAAATTGAAAGAGTTTGAACAGCGGGTAAAGGCACTAACAAAGACTAAAGTGAAGAGTCTAGAAGATTTAGAGCGTATTAAATCTGAATTTGACACGTTAAAAAAAGAATTCAAAGTAGAACAGGCTAAAGTTTCTTCTGCTAAAAAAGAGTTACTTGCCAGCAAAGATAACTTAGCTCAGCAATTGGTCGATTTAAAAAATGCTCCTCAAGAAGATTGGCAAGATATCGAGAAAAAGTATCAGCTTGATAAATTAGACGCTCAAGATTTTGCACATATTATTTTCGGAGAGAAAGCGAGAGAGTATTATCAAGTCGCAGAATTGGCGTTCAAATATATAAAACCACTGCTAAGTAAAGACAATGAGAACCCAACGGATGCTCAAAGCCTAGATGGTAGCAAAGGTCGATTTGTTCACTTTGATGAAGACAATCCTATGCCTGAGTTCTTACTTAAAAAAGGAAAGATCTCTATTGTACTGCCACGAGGTGAGTACGTTGTTGAACTATCAGATATTACTCATCAGCACTGGCTACTGAATAAAAAATCACGTGTTCAACTTATCGCCAAAGAACAGTCCACATCAGGTGATATCGCACTAGACAGCCATTTTGCTTTATCTAAAGGACAGGAACTCACCGCTGACGGTAAATGGAATTTTTCTAAGTTCACTCTTCAAGATATTGTGTTAAAAGAGAGTGAACGACTCAATTTGTCGTTGAACAGTAGTTTATTGGCTGGAAGTGGTCAGCTGGCCATCAACAATGGAGAGTTGAATTTAGATAGCCTAGTAACACTCAATGAAAATGATTTTGTCGGCTCTGCAAATTCAAAACTCGGGAACGTGGTTGTTGAAACATTGAAGAATGCTAAAAATCTCGATATTAGCATTGATGCCATCGGTGATATTTTATCGCCTAATTGGTCAATATCATCCCCCTTAGATGATATGTTCACGCAAGCATTTAAGCAGCAAATTGGCGCGAAATTGTCAGGCTATAAAACAGAGCTTCAGTCAGGATTGAATGATAAACTGAAAAATGCACTGGATTTAGGTCACAGCCAAGAGACTGAGTTACTTGATATTGAAGCGCTATTAACTGGCTCTGAAAATACCTTAGACAGCTTAGAAAATAATGACGTGCTTAAGAAAAAGCAAAAAGAATTAGAAGATAAAGCCAAAGATAAGCTCAAGGAAAAATTAGGCAAACTTTTTGGTTAA
- a CDS encoding TIGR03546 family protein, with protein sequence MLTLLAKLLQALNSENSTRQIAAAIAFAFIFGLSPLLSIQAVLILFLVLFIRVHIATFILAGGVFSGLSYLLSGTIVALGEHLLTSPSLSLLFTSLYQFDVFKLAQLHHTYNIGSLVLGLVGFIPLYFAAKVFVHKYRQYIQAYFEKLSIVKALKATKLFRLYLQLTPQGS encoded by the coding sequence ATGCTAACGTTACTGGCAAAGCTGTTACAGGCATTAAATTCAGAAAATTCGACCAGGCAAATTGCTGCTGCCATAGCATTTGCCTTTATCTTCGGCTTGTCGCCGCTGCTATCGATACAGGCGGTCTTGATACTTTTTTTGGTGCTGTTTATTCGTGTCCACATTGCGACGTTTATTCTTGCTGGCGGAGTGTTTTCTGGTTTGAGTTATCTGCTCTCGGGGACGATTGTTGCGCTAGGTGAGCACTTATTAACCTCACCAAGCTTGTCCTTATTGTTTACTTCGTTATATCAATTTGATGTATTTAAGCTCGCTCAATTGCATCACACCTATAACATAGGCAGTTTAGTACTTGGCCTTGTGGGCTTTATACCGTTGTATTTTGCGGCTAAGGTCTTTGTACACAAGTATCGTCAATACATTCAGGCTTACTTTGAAAAATTGAGTATTGTAAAAGCCCTAAAGGCAACCAAGCTATTTCGACTTTATCTCCAACTTACGCCACAAGGTAGTTAA
- a CDS encoding GNAT family N-acetyltransferase: MTIYEFLKKLYLNLLRSKHRSLVVLDGDLLWAQQNIQEFLDKTTLNSSDNGTQNRLLTYSELATVSGDVNRKTYTHHLGTENQFLLFVDPELNVDALAALAGTIAAGGICFVWLNSQDSSFVPTHFLSRFLQYIKQSERNYYVSEQGNVQLIKTEEHLNNGRSFSQQIKPSYEVISEQTNAVQLICSAIKSKKKDPVVLTADRGRGKTTALALVCAQLFISSTRPIQMVITAPNRAALTIFYSHLERQLRLLNQSLNHNINQHQGKLTIGKNSITYLPVDQLIKQSPDIDILLVDEAAGVPVYLLKRMLELAPTCVFSSTVHGYEGAGRGFTLKFLPLLKAHKPNFQSLHLHQPVRWAEKDPLESLLFDTCLLNAQLSNISADVEAQSAISASAEFVPLSQAQLLQDETLLKQVFSVLVTAHYQTKPSDLKMLLDNPQVRIFALRSPEHQILAVALTLREGGVEPALVDAIKQGKRRLKNHFLPQSILTQCVNKQAFDYQYLRIMRIAVHPSIQQIGLGSHLLTSIENWAKRNEIDCLGTSFAANPEVCNFWFDNGYQITRIGFSTDASSGEHSAMMLKSVNNKATNFVESLNATFYNSFSYLLTDEYQQLSVPLVQLILAKNSRSNLLTDDAHDKIIAFANKEAQYSCIVFELHQWLLTLIVSMHSSDESLYPLIARILMKHSVAKVCQQYGFTGKKALNQYLVKTVSSKLTTG, from the coding sequence ATGACGATTTATGAATTCTTAAAAAAATTGTATCTCAACCTGTTGCGTTCAAAGCATCGTAGCCTTGTAGTTTTGGACGGTGACTTATTGTGGGCGCAGCAGAACATACAAGAGTTTTTAGATAAAACAACTTTGAATTCTAGCGATAATGGTACACAAAATAGGTTGTTAACTTATAGTGAGCTTGCCACTGTTTCAGGAGACGTTAATCGAAAAACTTACACTCACCACTTAGGTACAGAAAATCAGTTTCTGTTGTTTGTCGACCCAGAACTTAACGTTGATGCTTTGGCCGCCCTTGCTGGCACAATCGCTGCCGGTGGAATTTGTTTTGTCTGGCTCAATAGCCAGGATAGCTCCTTCGTCCCTACTCATTTTTTGTCAAGGTTTTTGCAGTACATAAAACAGTCTGAGCGCAATTATTACGTGTCTGAACAAGGAAATGTGCAGCTGATAAAAACCGAAGAACATTTAAATAATGGTCGGTCTTTTAGTCAACAGATTAAGCCATCGTACGAGGTAATTAGTGAACAAACTAATGCCGTACAGTTGATCTGCAGTGCTATCAAGTCAAAGAAAAAAGACCCAGTGGTACTGACCGCCGATCGAGGACGCGGAAAGACTACTGCGTTAGCGCTTGTCTGTGCTCAACTTTTTATATCGAGTACGCGTCCAATTCAGATGGTCATTACAGCCCCTAATCGTGCTGCACTGACCATTTTTTATAGTCATCTCGAACGACAGCTCAGGTTGCTTAATCAATCATTGAATCACAATATAAACCAACATCAAGGGAAGCTCACGATTGGTAAAAATTCCATTACCTATTTACCTGTAGATCAGCTAATTAAACAATCCCCCGATATAGATATATTATTGGTAGATGAAGCGGCAGGAGTTCCAGTTTATTTGTTAAAGCGAATGTTAGAGCTTGCACCAACGTGTGTTTTTTCAAGTACCGTGCATGGATATGAAGGTGCGGGAAGAGGATTTACGCTTAAGTTTTTACCTTTACTAAAAGCTCACAAGCCTAATTTCCAATCATTGCACTTACATCAGCCGGTGCGGTGGGCAGAAAAGGACCCACTCGAGTCTTTGCTATTTGATACCTGTTTGTTGAATGCTCAATTAAGTAATATTAGCGCTGATGTTGAAGCGCAAAGTGCTATAAGTGCATCGGCAGAATTTGTGCCTTTGAGCCAAGCACAGTTATTGCAAGACGAAACCTTATTAAAGCAAGTTTTCTCGGTGTTAGTTACTGCTCACTACCAAACAAAGCCAAGCGACTTAAAAATGTTGTTGGATAACCCTCAGGTGAGAATCTTTGCGCTTCGTTCACCTGAACATCAAATATTGGCTGTCGCCTTAACACTACGAGAAGGTGGAGTTGAGCCGGCATTAGTTGACGCAATAAAACAAGGTAAAAGGCGGCTTAAAAATCACTTCTTGCCGCAATCAATTTTAACTCAATGCGTTAATAAGCAAGCATTTGATTATCAATATCTTAGGATTATGCGTATTGCGGTGCATCCGTCGATACAACAAATCGGACTAGGAAGCCATTTATTGACCTCAATAGAAAATTGGGCAAAACGAAATGAAATTGATTGTCTTGGAACTAGCTTCGCGGCCAATCCTGAAGTCTGCAACTTTTGGTTTGATAATGGCTATCAAATTACCCGAATCGGATTTTCCACAGACGCATCTAGTGGTGAGCATTCTGCGATGATGCTCAAAAGTGTTAATAATAAGGCAACCAATTTCGTGGAGAGTTTAAATGCTACTTTTTATAACTCGTTTAGCTATCTGCTGACTGACGAATACCAGCAGTTGTCAGTACCGTTAGTACAGTTGATTTTAGCCAAAAATTCTCGTTCGAATTTACTTACTGATGATGCTCATGACAAAATTATCGCCTTTGCCAATAAAGAGGCGCAATACAGTTGCATTGTCTTTGAACTTCATCAATGGTTGTTGACTTTGATCGTCTCCATGCACAGTAGTGACGAATCCTTGTATCCATTAATTGCACGTATTTTGATGAAGCACTCGGTGGCCAAGGTGTGTCAACAATATGGCTTTACTGGTAAAAAAGCGCTCAATCAGTACTTAGTGAAGACTGTCTCTTCAAAATTAACCACGGGTTAG
- a CDS encoding ABC transporter permease, whose protein sequence is MNFKRFFAVFKARNIEFFRDKASLGWNILFPVLLLVGFSFVFSGDNKGVYKVGVLDLSAHQQHPFLDTKHIDFVDYQELQKAQDKLTRHSIDLIIDYDQKSYWVNELSPKSYLVEKIFQAQQHTFKRNILIGEAIRYVDWVLPGILGMNMMFSCLFGVGYVIVRYRKNHVLKRLKATPLSAFEFVSAQLLSRLFIVMFMSSAVYMGCNFMFDFYMLGSYIDLLIIGFLGAFSLITMGLLVASRSKSEELIGGLLNLTSWPMMLLSGVWFSLEGAPEPMRIVADFLPLTHLVAGAREIITEGATLADISYHIYVLVGMSALFLSLGAYLFSWNTER, encoded by the coding sequence ATGAATTTTAAACGTTTTTTTGCAGTGTTTAAGGCGAGAAATATTGAATTTTTCAGAGACAAGGCTTCGTTAGGCTGGAATATTTTATTTCCTGTGTTGTTGCTCGTGGGTTTTTCTTTCGTATTTTCTGGTGACAACAAAGGCGTATATAAAGTGGGGGTTCTAGACCTTAGTGCACATCAACAACACCCCTTTTTGGATACCAAGCATATTGATTTTGTTGATTATCAAGAGTTACAAAAGGCACAAGATAAACTTACCCGTCACAGCATCGATTTGATCATTGATTATGATCAGAAAAGTTATTGGGTTAATGAACTCTCGCCAAAAAGCTATCTTGTTGAGAAAATTTTTCAAGCACAGCAACACACATTTAAGCGCAACATTTTAATAGGTGAAGCCATTCGTTATGTCGACTGGGTATTACCGGGTATTCTAGGTATGAACATGATGTTTAGTTGCCTTTTTGGCGTAGGTTACGTGATTGTTCGTTATCGGAAAAATCATGTCTTAAAACGGCTCAAAGCGACACCTCTTTCTGCGTTTGAATTTGTTTCCGCGCAACTACTTTCTCGTTTGTTTATTGTGATGTTTATGTCTAGTGCCGTGTATATGGGCTGTAACTTTATGTTCGATTTTTATATGTTGGGCAGTTACATAGATTTACTGATCATCGGGTTTCTTGGTGCCTTTAGTTTGATCACGATGGGGCTATTGGTGGCTTCACGTAGCAAAAGTGAAGAGCTCATTGGTGGCTTGCTCAACTTAACGTCGTGGCCAATGATGTTACTTTCAGGGGTTTGGTTTAGTCTAGAAGGCGCGCCAGAGCCTATGCGTATAGTGGCTGACTTCTTACCGCTCACTCATTTAGTAGCAGGAGCTCGCGAGATCATTACTGAAGGGGCAACATTGGCCGATATTAGTTACCATATATACGTACTGGTAGGAATGAGTGCTCTGTTTTTAAGCCTTGGAGCCTACTTGTTTAGTTGGAATACGGAGCGTTAA
- a CDS encoding DUF6942 family protein encodes MIGIGNPNAQIYFYIENVPPLNQYQTLNDITPVQTGDIANISALTGNHWRKIFNVMAKLAFELDDELAPTWQSLRDNSLLQKDSNYCLCFLAPNYLNMALNKLHIVLGKTYATSSGIAEKCHWLTSSFAINESKQIIISPYFDYRQLSNVKITQLVQLIRQLREFNAPYSN; translated from the coding sequence ATGATTGGTATAGGTAACCCTAATGCCCAAATATATTTTTATATTGAGAACGTTCCACCACTCAACCAATATCAAACACTTAACGACATTACCCCAGTGCAAACTGGCGACATTGCTAATATTTCCGCACTTACCGGTAATCATTGGCGAAAAATATTTAATGTGATGGCGAAACTTGCTTTCGAATTAGACGATGAATTAGCGCCCACCTGGCAATCATTGAGAGACAATTCATTGCTGCAAAAAGACAGCAATTATTGCTTATGTTTTTTAGCTCCTAATTATCTCAATATGGCGCTAAACAAACTACATATAGTTTTAGGCAAAACTTATGCAACAAGCAGCGGTATAGCAGAAAAGTGTCATTGGCTTACCTCAAGCTTTGCGATAAATGAATCAAAACAAATTATTATCTCTCCTTACTTTGATTACCGCCAACTATCCAATGTAAAGATCACTCAACTTGTGCAACTTATCAGGCAATTAAGGGAATTTAACGCTCCGTATTCCAACTAA
- a CDS encoding DUF3545 family protein, with protein sequence MDKLQSVLASMDKRPKVKASTNKKRKWREIEQLKEKFQLEKELKVYEDSLEYMLEDF encoded by the coding sequence ATGGATAAACTTCAAAGTGTATTAGCCTCAATGGATAAAAGACCGAAAGTTAAAGCAAGTACAAATAAAAAAAGAAAGTGGCGTGAAATTGAACAACTGAAAGAAAAATTCCAACTCGAAAAAGAACTTAAAGTTTACGAAGACTCGTTGGAATACATGTTAGAAGACTTTTAG
- the tal gene encoding transaldolase — protein MTNQLAQLKAITTVVADTGDIEAIAKFSPQDATTNPSLLLKAAALPGYQSLLTQSVEWAKAQSNDAAQQVIDAADKLSVLIGLEILKTVPGRISTEVDARLSFDTQGSIEKAKKLVAMYEEAGISRDRILIKAASTWEGIKAAEQLEKQGINCNLTLLFGFAQARACAEAGVYLISPFVGRILDWYKANTDKKEYQADEDPGVVSVTSIYNYYKAKGYKTVVMGASFRNVGEILALAGCDRLTISPQLMDELANSSETVVQKLFSDQTSIAEEAPLSEQAFRWQMNEDQMATEKLAEGIRNFAADQLKLEKQLAELL, from the coding sequence ATGACAAACCAATTAGCGCAATTAAAAGCAATAACAACCGTTGTTGCGGACACCGGTGACATTGAGGCCATTGCGAAATTTAGTCCTCAAGATGCAACCACAAACCCTTCATTGTTATTGAAGGCTGCCGCGCTTCCTGGTTATCAATCACTACTTACACAATCTGTGGAATGGGCGAAAGCACAATCAAACGATGCTGCGCAGCAAGTAATAGATGCTGCTGACAAATTATCAGTACTTATTGGGTTGGAAATATTAAAAACTGTGCCTGGTCGCATTTCAACAGAAGTTGATGCTCGCTTATCTTTTGATACTCAAGGGTCAATAGAGAAAGCCAAAAAGTTAGTCGCTATGTATGAAGAAGCTGGTATTTCTCGAGACAGAATATTAATTAAGGCTGCATCAACATGGGAAGGTATAAAAGCAGCGGAGCAGTTAGAAAAGCAAGGCATTAACTGTAACCTCACGCTACTCTTTGGTTTTGCACAAGCGCGCGCCTGTGCAGAAGCAGGTGTTTATCTTATCTCACCATTTGTCGGCCGAATATTAGATTGGTATAAAGCCAATACGGATAAAAAAGAATATCAGGCTGATGAAGATCCAGGTGTGGTGTCAGTCACCAGCATTTACAACTACTACAAAGCAAAAGGCTACAAAACCGTAGTAATGGGTGCTAGCTTTAGAAATGTCGGTGAAATACTGGCATTAGCCGGCTGTGATCGTTTAACCATTAGCCCACAATTAATGGATGAGCTTGCTAATTCGTCAGAAACAGTGGTTCAAAAACTGTTTAGCGACCAAACATCAATTGCTGAAGAAGCGCCACTTTCAGAGCAAGCATTTCGCTGGCAAATGAACGAAGACCAAATGGCAACAGAAAAACTAGCCGAAGGTATTCGTAATTTTGCAGCTGATCAGCTAAAGCTTGAAAAGCAACTTGCTGAATTACTATAG
- the yaaA gene encoding peroxide stress protein YaaA, with protein MLIVVSPAKNLDFESPLATENFTQPKLLEHSAELIEQCIKLTPADISSLMGVSDKIAGLNAARFGQWARPFTPENARQAVLAFNGDVYTGLDASTFSENDFDFAQQHLRILSGLYGVLKPLDLMQAYRLEMGIKLGNERGTNLYQFWGELITDEINQALANQGDDLLVNLASTEYFKSIKKKQLNATLITPAFKDWKNGQYKMISFFAKKARGLMARYIIQNQVSTVEELKAFNVAGYGYNESLSQGNDLTFTRKETV; from the coding sequence ATGCTAATTGTTGTCTCTCCTGCTAAAAATCTAGATTTTGAATCACCTTTGGCGACTGAAAACTTTACTCAACCTAAACTGTTGGAGCATAGCGCCGAACTCATTGAGCAATGTATAAAACTTACCCCAGCAGATATCAGCTCTTTGATGGGCGTGAGTGACAAAATAGCAGGATTAAATGCCGCTAGATTTGGCCAATGGGCACGACCTTTTACCCCAGAGAATGCCCGCCAAGCTGTATTGGCATTTAATGGTGATGTATACACTGGTTTAGATGCTAGTACATTTAGTGAGAACGACTTTGACTTCGCTCAACAGCACTTGCGTATTTTGTCAGGTTTATATGGCGTCCTAAAGCCACTAGATCTGATGCAAGCTTACCGACTGGAGATGGGAATTAAATTAGGCAATGAACGTGGCACCAATTTATATCAATTTTGGGGGGAACTCATCACTGATGAAATTAACCAAGCGCTTGCCAATCAAGGCGATGATTTACTCGTAAATTTAGCATCGACAGAGTATTTTAAATCAATTAAGAAAAAGCAACTTAACGCGACCTTAATCACTCCAGCGTTTAAAGATTGGAAAAATGGGCAATATAAAATGATCAGTTTTTTTGCCAAGAAAGCCAGAGGTTTAATGGCGCGCTATATTATTCAAAACCAAGTTTCTACCGTTGAAGAACTCAAAGCATTTAATGTTGCAGGGTACGGATACAATGAGTCGTTAAGCCAAGGAAATGATTTAACGTTTACTCGTAAAGAAACGGTCTAA
- the rpsI gene encoding 30S ribosomal protein S9 → MADNQYYGTGRRKSSTARVFMKAGNGTITINKRDISVYFGRETARMVVRQPLELVEMLEKFDFNITVSGGGMSGQAGAIRHGITRALMNFDETLRGDLRKAGYVTRDARKVERKKVGLHKARKRPQFSKR, encoded by the coding sequence ATGGCTGATAATCAATATTACGGTACTGGTCGTCGCAAGAGCTCAACTGCTCGTGTGTTCATGAAAGCTGGTAACGGTACAATCACAATTAACAAGCGTGACATTTCTGTATACTTTGGTCGTGAAACGGCACGTATGGTTGTTCGTCAACCATTAGAATTAGTTGAAATGTTAGAAAAGTTTGACTTCAACATCACTGTTTCTGGCGGTGGTATGTCTGGTCAAGCTGGTGCTATTCGTCACGGCATTACTCGTGCATTGATGAACTTCGACGAAACATTACGCGGTGATTTACGTAAAGCGGGTTATGTTACTCGTGATGCGCGTAAAGTTGAGCGTAAGAAAGTTGGTTTACATAAAGCACGTAAACGTCCTCAATTCTCAAAACGTTAA